A single Anopheles funestus chromosome 2RL, idAnoFuneDA-416_04, whole genome shotgun sequence DNA region contains:
- the LOC125761591 gene encoding transmembrane emp24 domain-containing protein 7, with translation MTERKSRQQQQPILCLAIIVFLALCHKIPIVNSVELTFELPDNAKECFHEEILKNQTATLEFQVVSGGRYDVDVTLESPTGEEIYRQIKTQFDSYQFVAAATGVYVACFSNEFSTFSHKIVYMDFQVGEEQPLPGLEEHATVLTQMEKSAQETHKGLNAILDYQTHHRLREAQGRKRAEDLNERVLWWSLTETAAILIIAIGQVLVLRNFFSEKKPSQMNYSLMK, from the exons ATGACCGAGAGAAAATctcgccagcagcagcagccaatTCTATGTTTGGCTATAATTGTATTTCTAGCACTTTGCCACAAAATTCCCATAGTCAACAGCGTTGAGCTAACATTCGAGCTGCCGGATAATGCGAAAGAATGTTTTCACGAGGAGATACTAAAGAATCAGACGGCTACATTGGAGTTCCAG GTTGTCAGCGGTGGAAGGTACGATGTAGATGTTACTCTCGAGAGCCCTACCGGGGAAGAGATCTATCGTCAGATAAAAACGCAGTTCGATTCCTATCAGTTCGTCGCTGCG GCTACCGGTGTTTATGTTGCATGTTTTAGCAACGAGTTCTCCACGTTTTCACATAAAATCGTATATATGGACTTCCAAGTCGGCGAAGAACAACCACTACCCGGTCTCGAGGAGCACGCGACAGTACTAACGCAGATGGAAAAATCGGCCCAGGAAACCCATAAGGGGCTGAATGCTATTCTTGACTATCAAACCCATCACCGGCTCCGAGAAGCACAAG GTAGGAAGCGTGCGGAAGATTTGAACGAACGTGTCTTGTGGTGGTCGCTGACGGAGACCGCTGCCATCCTGATAATAGCCATCGGGCAGGTGTTGGTGTTAAGGAACTTCTTTTCGGAAAAGAAACCAAGCCAAATGAATTATTCCctaatgaaataa
- the LOC125761589 gene encoding protein YIPF5 homolog produces MSNNSDNQYWANPPQEMYDGFNDKSQVLDFQTFNPNETAYWNDASQTDPGYNQVPETASRDPYGMMQQQTHYGPAPSIFTPNYGDDTGVGTGPGMGIETTEFDEPPLLDELEIYPRRIMEKAIAVLNPFQNSGSMVDTSDYLFKETDLAGPIIFCLTLAACLSISNSKAQFGYIYGLSTISVLAMYCLIWLMCHAVEWHVTVSGVASVLGYSMLPVVFLAVIGMFTSLNNLYGMMLAGSSILLATVYSSRMFCLMTGDPHQRYLIAYPSSLLFTIFSMLVLF; encoded by the coding sequence ATGTCCAACAATTCCGATAATCAGTACTGGGCGAATCCACCACAAGAAATGTACGATGGATTCAACGACAAGTCGCAAGTGCTTGACTTTCAAACGTTCAACCCGAACGAAACGGCGTACTGGAACGATGCATCGCAAACGGACCCAGGATATAATCAGGTACCCGAGACGGCTTCCCGCGATCCATACGGcatgatgcagcagcagacgcACTACGGACCAGCGCCTTCAATTTTTACACCGAACTATGGCGATGATACTGGGGTTGGAACCGGCCCTGGCATGGGCATCGAAACGACCGAATTCGACGAACCGCCTCTGCTAGACGAACTGGAGATCTACCCTCGACGTATCATGGAAAAAGCAATCGCTGTACTAAACCCCTTCCAAAATTCCGGTTCGATGGTAGACACCTCGGACTATCTGTTTAAGGAAACTGATCTGGCTGGTCCGATTATATTCTGTCTTACGCTTGCTGCATGCCTATCTATCTCGAATAGTAAGGCCCAGTTCGGTTACATTTACGGTTTATCAACAATATCCGTGCTGGCAATGTACTGTCTCATCTGGCTAATGTGCCACGCGGTCGAATGGCACGTGACTGTGTCTGGTGTGGCCAGCGTGCTAGGTTACAGCATGTTGCCGGTCGTGTTTCTAGCAGTGATTGGAATGTTTACCTCGCTTAATAACTTATACGGCATGATGCTGGCAGGATCGTCCATCCTTTTAGCTACAGTGTACTCGAGCCGAATGTTCTGCCTTATGACCGGCGACCCTCATCAGAGATACTTGATAGCGTACCCATCCTCACTGCTGTTTACGATCTTTTCTAtgctggttttattttaa
- the LOC125761579 gene encoding ribonucleoside-diphosphate reductase large subunit: protein MVLKPNKMYVFKRDGRKEEVHLDKITSRIQKLCYGLNMDFVDPVAITLKVINGLYSGVTTQELDNLAAETAATLTTDHADYAILAARLAVSNLHKETKKQFSEVMHDLYMMENEFLKTKSPMISDFHYKVIMDNADRLNSAIIYDRDFGYNYFGFKTLERSYLLKIKGKIVERPQHMLMRVAIGIHGEDIDAAIETYNLLSERYFTHASPTMFAAATQRPQLSSCFLLTMSDDSIEGIYDTLKQCALISKSAGGIGLNVHCIRAKGTYISGTNGISNGLVPMLRVYNNTARYVDQGGNKRPGAFAIYLEPWHGDVFEFLDLKKNTGKEEVRARDMFYALWIPDLFMERVEANEMWSLMCPHDCPGLSDSWGEKFEALYTGYEKEGRFIRQVKAQDLWFAIIESQVETGVPYMLYKDACNRKSNQQNIGTIKCSNLCTEIVEYSSKDEIAVCNLASIALNMFVKSDRTYDFVKLKDVAKIVTRNLNKIIDINYYPVPEAKRSNMRHRPIGIGVQGMADAFILMRYPYESEEAQKLNQQIFETIYYGALEASCELAARDGPYETYEGCPVSKGVLQYEMWNKEPTDLWNWTELKEKIAKHGIRNSLLLAPMPTASTAQILGNNESFEPYTSNVYNRRVLSGEFQVVNHHLLQDLTAMGLWDLDMKNNILSNNGSIQNIESIPKEIRDLYKTVWEISVKTSIKMAADRGAFIDQSQSFNIHVAEPNYGKLTSIHFYAWKMGLKTGMYYLRTKPAVNAIQFTVDKTKLQNANETNVSRMSNGVGGGTPPRNGQMRYSMLNGSTSTPTRNEHHESNGLMDQQQQHQEQPQMNGSFAERNRRMAEMVCSLENKDECMMCGS, encoded by the exons ATGGTTCTGAAACCGAACAAGATGTATGTCTTCAAGCGAG ATGGCCGGAAGGAGGAAGTACACCTGGACAAAATTACTTCGAGGATTCAGAAGCTTTGCTATGGGCTGAACATGGATTTCGTTGATCCG GTTGCTATAACATTGAAAGTAATAAACGGGCTCTACTCAGGTGTAACGACGCAAGAGCTCGACAATCTGGCTGCTGAAACTGCTGCTACCTTGACGACTGATCATGCTGATTATGCGATCCTGGCGGCAAGATTGGCCGTGTCTAACCTGCACAAAGAAACTAAAAAGCAATTCTCTG AGGTTATGCACGATCTGTAcatgatggaaaatgaatttctGAAAACGAAATCTCCCATGATTTCTGATTTTCATTACAAGGTGATAATGGACAATGCGGACCGCCTGAATTCGGCTATAATTTATGATCGCGATTTTGGGTACAACTATTTCGGCTTCAAAACATTAGAGCGGTCCTACTTGTTGAAGATCAAGGGCAAGATCGTTGAGCGACCGCAGCATATGTTGATGCGCGTTGCGATCGGCATTCATGGTGAAGACATCGATGCAGCAATCGAGACTTACAATCTGCTTTCGGAGCGCTACTTTACCCATGCCTCACCGACCATGTTTGCGGCGGCTACGCAACGTCCGCAGTTGTCGTCCTGTTTCTTGCTCACCATGTCGGACGACAGCATTGAAGGTATCTACGATACGCTGAAGCAGTGTGCACTGATTTCAAAATCTGCTGGCGGAATTGGGCTGAACGTGCACTGTATTCGCGCGAAAGGTACGTACATCTCGGGCACGAATGGAATTTCAAACGGGTTGGTGCCAATGCTGCGCGTGTACAACAATACGGCCCGATACGTGGATCAGGGTGGCAACAAGCGCCCGGGAGCTTTTGCCATCTACCTCGAACCGTGGCACGGTGATGTGTTCGAGTTTCTGGATCTGAAGAAAAACACCGGCAAAGAGGAGGTGCGTGCACGCGACATGTTTTACGCCTTGTGGATTCCGGATCTGTTCATGGAGCGGGTGGAGGCGAATGAAATGTGGAGTCTAATGTGCCCTCACGATTGTCCCGGTTTGTCTGATAGCTGGGGTGAAAAGTTCGAGGCACTGTACACTGGCTACGAGAAAGAGGGTCGTTTTATTCGCCAGGTGAAGGCACAGGATTTGTGGTTCGCGATCATTGAATCGCAGGTGGAAACGGGCGTACCGTATATGCTGTACAAGGATGCATGCAACCGCAAAAGCAACCAGCAGAACATTGGCACCATTAAGTGTTCTAACTTGTGCACTGAGATTGTGGAGTACTCGTCGAAGGATGAAATTGCGGTTTGCAATCTGGCCTCGATCGCACTGAATATGTTCGTAAAATCCGATAGGACGTACGATTTCGTAAAGCTGAAGGATGTCGCCAAGATAGTAACACGCAATCTGAACAAAATCATCGACATAAACTACTATCCGGTGCCGGAGGCGAAGCGTTCCAACATGCGCCACAGGCCCATCGGTATCGGTGTGCAGGGCATGGCCGATGCGTTCATTTTAATGCGCTATCCATACGAAAGCGAAGAGGCCCAAAAGCTGAATCAACAGATATTCGAAACCATCTACTATGGAGCACTGGAAGCAAGCTGCGAATTGGCTGCACGGGACGGTCCATACGAGACGTATGAAGGTTGTCCAGTGAGCAAGGGTGTCCTACAGTACGAAATGTGGAACAAAGAACCGACGGATCTGTGGAACTGGACAGAGTTGAAGGAGAAGATTGCAAAGCACGGTATTCGTAACTCGCTACTGCTGGCACCGATGCCGACAGCTTCGACGGCACAAATACTGGGCAACAATGAGTCCTTCGAGCCGTACACGTCGAACGTTTACAACCGACGTGTGCTATCGGGCGAGTTCCAGGTGGTGAACCATCATCTGCTGCAAGATCTGACAGCGATGGGTCTGTGGGATCTTGACATGAAGAACAACATCTTGTCCAACAACGGATCGATTCAAAACATTGAATCAATACCAAAGGAAATCCGCGACCTCTACAAGACGGTATGGGAGATCTCGGTGAAAACATCCATCAAAATGGCGGCCGATCGGGGAGCGTTTATCGATCAGTCACAATCATTTAACATACACGTGGCCGAGCCGAACTATGGCAAGCTGACGTCGATCCATTTCTACGCGTGGAAGATGGGACTAAAAACGGGCATGTACTACCTGCGCACCAAACCGGCCGTAAATGCCATCCAATTTACGGTGGACAAAACGAAGTTACAAAATGCCAATGAGACAAATGTCAGCCGCATGTCAAATGGGGTTGGTGGAGGTACACCACCACGCAATGGGCAGATGCGTTATTCAATGCTGAACGGAAGTACTAGCACACCAACACGCAACGAGCACCACGAGTCTAATGGTTTAATggaccagcagcagcaacatcaggaGCAACCACAGATGAACGGCTCGTTTGCGGAAAGAAATAGGCGTATGGCGGAGATGGTTTGCTCGCTGGAAAACAAAGATGAGTGCATGATGTGCGGATCGTAG